A region from the Candidatus Electrothrix scaldis genome encodes:
- the gmhB gene encoding D-glycero-beta-D-manno-heptose 1,7-bisphosphate 7-phosphatase, with translation MTKRAAVFLDRDGTINEQMGYVNHISRFVLLPGAAQAIRTLNEQDIPVVVVTNQSGLARGYFPPSLLEEVHAKMEQELAAEGAHIDGLYICPHHPEAKEEQFRKDCTCRKPKTGLLEQAAAELGLDLQRSFMVGDRWSDLKCGARVGATSILVLTGYGRGDLEYISPQQEIQPAKVAEDLLEAVEWILAQSD, from the coding sequence ATGACGAAACGAGCAGCAGTTTTTTTGGATCGAGACGGCACCATCAATGAGCAGATGGGCTATGTTAATCATATCAGCAGATTCGTCCTGCTTCCTGGGGCTGCCCAGGCAATCCGCACCCTGAATGAGCAGGATATCCCTGTGGTGGTGGTAACGAATCAGTCCGGTTTGGCACGGGGATATTTCCCACCCTCTTTATTAGAGGAAGTGCATGCCAAGATGGAGCAGGAACTCGCCGCAGAAGGGGCACACATCGATGGGCTGTATATTTGCCCGCATCACCCGGAGGCCAAGGAAGAGCAGTTCCGCAAGGACTGTACCTGCCGCAAGCCTAAGACCGGCCTGCTGGAACAGGCTGCTGCTGAGCTGGGGCTGGATCTGCAACGTTCCTTTATGGTGGGGGATCGTTGGTCAGACCTGAAATGCGGGGCACGTGTCGGTGCTACGTCCATCCTGGTGCTCACCGGTTATGGGCGCGGGGATCTGGAGTATATCAGTCCGCAGCAGGAAATTCAGCCTGCCAAGGTGGCCGAGGATTTACTAGAGGCGGTTGAGTGGATACTTGCCCAATCAGATTGA
- a CDS encoding HD domain-containing protein: MSNQRQKDVTLALILNKISTLNQLQDVNTILDTTLSEARSLTHADAGSIFLVNGENLEFRHVQNDTLFGQKGAGAARYRNVSVPISEDSIVGFSALTREVVSIDDAYTISSDVPYRFNDSFDRKGHYHTTSILAVPLVSLDNQRLVGVMQLLNAQDGQGRVTTFSEQSKMWVQVFSNNAAAIIERCMLNHELILRMVKMAELHDPQETGAHVQRVSAYSVEIYKHWAEKKKVPKAEIIKYCDLLSRAALLHDAGKVGIPDAILKKPGPLTAEEYELMKEHTISGAALFTNISSELDQMTHDIVLHHHERWNGKGYPGRLVQEGDLWVRQPLAGEDIPFAARVVALADVFDALSSKRCYKNPWDTEKIYDEIRKDSGMHFDPELVEAFFEITDILLAIREKFT, encoded by the coding sequence ATGAGTAATCAGCGGCAGAAAGATGTGACCTTAGCCTTAATACTTAATAAGATCAGTACGCTGAATCAGCTTCAGGATGTTAACACGATCTTGGACACCACGCTGTCTGAAGCACGGAGCCTAACCCATGCCGATGCGGGTTCTATCTTTCTCGTTAACGGAGAGAATTTGGAATTTCGTCATGTGCAGAATGACACCCTTTTTGGCCAAAAAGGTGCAGGGGCGGCTCGCTATCGAAATGTGAGTGTCCCTATCAGCGAAGATTCCATTGTTGGATTCTCTGCTTTGACCAGGGAGGTCGTGTCCATTGATGATGCCTATACGATATCTTCTGATGTACCGTATAGATTTAACGATTCCTTTGATCGAAAAGGCCATTACCATACCACGTCTATCTTGGCAGTCCCCCTTGTATCACTGGATAATCAGAGATTAGTTGGGGTTATGCAGTTGCTTAATGCCCAAGATGGGCAGGGGAGGGTAACAACCTTTTCTGAGCAGAGCAAAATGTGGGTCCAGGTCTTCAGCAATAATGCTGCCGCTATTATTGAGCGCTGTATGCTGAACCATGAACTTATCCTGCGGATGGTCAAAATGGCGGAATTACATGACCCACAGGAGACTGGTGCCCATGTTCAACGGGTCAGCGCTTATAGCGTTGAGATTTATAAGCACTGGGCTGAAAAAAAGAAGGTGCCAAAGGCCGAAATTATCAAGTATTGTGACCTGCTCAGTCGAGCAGCGCTTCTCCATGATGCCGGGAAGGTTGGTATTCCCGATGCAATTCTCAAAAAACCAGGTCCCTTGACTGCTGAAGAGTATGAATTAATGAAGGAGCATACGATTTCCGGTGCTGCTTTATTCACCAATATTTCTTCTGAGCTTGATCAAATGACCCATGATATTGTCCTTCATCATCATGAGCGATGGAATGGTAAGGGATATCCGGGGCGACTGGTGCAGGAAGGCGATTTATGGGTCAGGCAACCATTGGCTGGTGAGGATATTCCTTTTGCGGCCCGGGTTGTTGCCTTGGCGGATGTTTTTGATGCCCTTTCTTCCAAACGTTGCTATAAGAACCCCTGGGATACAGAAAAAATCTATGATGAGATTCGAAAGGATTCAGGTATGCATTTTGATCCGGAATTGGTCGAGGCCTTTTTTGAGATAACAGATATCCTGCTCGCGATTCGGGAAAAATTTACCTGA
- a CDS encoding ADP-ribosylglycohydrolase family protein, translating into MTDLQDRICGAVLASALADAFGAPFEGGPLERLLWRILGKRHGKRRWTDDTQMSIDVMESLLACERIDQRDLAQRFARSYRWTRGYGPSAGKLLKRIRRGEAWQIASRAIYPNGSLGNGGAMRSAPIGLFYGAERERRLVRAVREATVVTHAHPVGQDGAVIIALTAALVCLDHSVQEIFKRLRLHIQTIDMHNRLNTAEKLLQAGYPVLPKKVASELGNGVRAKDSCVTAFSIGLALREAPFHHMLSYVRELGGDTDTIGAMAGAIWGASCGYRRLPEVLLKQLEQRKYLEDLAHRFADTVVRAHF; encoded by the coding sequence ATGACGGATCTTCAGGATCGTATTTGTGGTGCTGTCCTTGCATCAGCCTTGGCTGATGCCTTTGGCGCGCCATTTGAGGGCGGCCCTCTGGAGCGGCTGCTCTGGAGAATCTTGGGTAAACGGCACGGCAAACGTCGCTGGACCGATGATACCCAGATGTCCATTGATGTGATGGAGTCGCTTCTGGCCTGTGAACGGATTGATCAGAGAGATCTTGCCCAGCGCTTTGCCCGTTCGTACCGGTGGACGCGGGGCTATGGCCCAAGCGCAGGGAAATTGCTCAAGCGTATTCGTCGGGGAGAAGCGTGGCAGATTGCCTCTCGGGCCATTTATCCCAATGGCTCTCTTGGGAATGGCGGGGCCATGCGTTCCGCTCCTATAGGCCTTTTTTATGGGGCAGAGCGTGAAAGAAGGTTGGTTCGGGCGGTACGGGAGGCAACAGTGGTGACCCATGCCCATCCTGTGGGGCAGGATGGCGCAGTGATCATCGCTCTGACCGCAGCCTTGGTTTGCCTTGATCATTCTGTGCAGGAGATTTTCAAGCGGCTTCGCCTCCATATTCAAACCATTGATATGCACAATAGGCTGAATACTGCGGAGAAGCTTCTGCAAGCTGGTTATCCCGTGTTGCCGAAAAAGGTGGCGAGTGAACTAGGCAATGGCGTCCGAGCCAAGGATTCCTGCGTAACAGCTTTTTCTATCGGGCTTGCCTTACGCGAGGCTCCTTTTCACCATATGCTCTCCTACGTCCGGGAGCTTGGTGGGGATACTGATACCATCGGGGCTATGGCCGGAGCGATCTGGGGAGCTTCCTGTGGCTATCGGCGGCTCCCTGAAGTGTTGTTGAAACAGCTTGAACAACGCAAGTATCTGGAAGACTTGGCGCATCGTTTTGCCGATACCGTTGTTCGGGCGCATTTTTGA
- a CDS encoding site-2 protease family protein produces MDLNSTIQQLILSAPPLLFALTFHELAHGYVAWKLGDPTAKEQGRLTMNPLKHLDPFGVLAFIIMRIGWAKPVPVNPRYFRNPQQGMLLTALAGPVANIILAIVSAVLVKILGAIPISSHLIYNVIKPMYDMMLVSVWINVMLAVFNFLPIPPLDGSKILMGILPPEQAMGFARLEPYGFLIILVLFYMGLISKMIMPIVHLTVGMMVG; encoded by the coding sequence ATGGATTTGAACAGTACCATCCAGCAGCTCATTCTTTCCGCGCCCCCTCTTCTTTTTGCCCTGACCTTTCATGAGTTGGCTCACGGTTATGTAGCCTGGAAATTAGGAGATCCCACCGCAAAAGAGCAAGGGAGATTGACCATGAATCCGCTCAAGCATCTGGATCCCTTTGGTGTCCTTGCCTTTATTATTATGCGGATAGGTTGGGCAAAACCGGTGCCAGTAAATCCTCGCTATTTTCGGAATCCACAGCAAGGTATGCTGCTGACCGCCTTGGCTGGTCCTGTTGCCAATATTATTTTGGCTATCGTGAGTGCGGTTTTGGTCAAGATTCTTGGAGCTATCCCTATTTCCTCGCACCTGATATACAACGTGATCAAACCGATGTACGATATGATGTTGGTATCGGTATGGATTAATGTGATGTTGGCCGTGTTTAATTTTCTCCCTATCCCGCCCTTGGATGGATCAAAGATTCTTATGGGGATTCTTCCGCCGGAGCAGGCGATGGGATTTGCTCGCCTGGAACCCTATGGTTTTCTCATTATTCTGGTCCTCTTTTATATGGGGTTAATCAGTAAGATGATCATGCCTATTGTTCATCTTACAGTTGGAATGATGGTGGGATAG
- the thiL gene encoding thiamine-phosphate kinase: MAEAFMTERDLIQQIHQLVSQEGNGLVQGIGDDCAVVEKDEQNVWLLTMDTLMESVHFDCSWHPPYLLGRKAVSVNVSDVAAMGGRPVFALLSLGLPADFSPEWVTELNRGINEACGQYGCLLIGGDTVCSLGKIALTLTLIGETSRDQVLYRHGAKTGDTVWVSGALGLAAAGLDYFRSGKTLSMQAEYPVEIRPCIKAHLDPEARVGLAGALSRTGLVHAMMDLSDGLSTDLSHLCQQSHLAAMIEEERFPGKEALASAASSLGFSEKERTGWMIAGGEDYELLFTASPENQQAIQKAALEHGVPVTPIGQLREGQGVILRRKTADGYEEELISFQGFDHFVKS, encoded by the coding sequence ATGGCGGAAGCGTTTATGACCGAGCGGGATCTTATTCAACAGATCCATCAGCTCGTCTCCCAGGAGGGAAATGGTCTGGTGCAGGGGATCGGAGATGACTGCGCCGTGGTTGAAAAGGACGAGCAGAATGTTTGGTTGCTGACTATGGATACCCTGATGGAATCGGTCCATTTTGATTGCTCCTGGCATCCGCCCTATCTCCTGGGCCGCAAGGCTGTTTCTGTCAATGTGAGTGATGTTGCGGCAATGGGTGGGCGACCGGTTTTTGCCCTCCTTTCTCTAGGGCTCCCGGCTGATTTTTCCCCGGAATGGGTAACTGAGCTGAATCGGGGCATCAATGAGGCCTGCGGCCAGTACGGCTGTTTGTTGATCGGAGGAGATACGGTGTGTAGCCTGGGAAAGATTGCCCTGACCCTGACCCTTATCGGTGAGACATCCCGTGATCAGGTCCTGTATCGACATGGGGCCAAGACAGGGGATACGGTCTGGGTTTCTGGAGCATTGGGGCTTGCTGCTGCTGGCCTTGACTATTTTCGTTCTGGAAAAACTCTTTCCATGCAGGCAGAGTATCCGGTGGAAATCAGACCTTGTATCAAGGCACATCTTGATCCTGAGGCACGGGTGGGTTTGGCCGGAGCCCTTTCCCGGACAGGGCTTGTGCATGCCATGATGGATCTTTCTGATGGTCTGTCCACGGATCTTTCTCATCTCTGCCAACAGAGTCATCTTGCTGCAATGATTGAGGAGGAAAGGTTTCCTGGGAAGGAGGCGCTTGCTTCTGCTGCCTCATCACTGGGTTTTTCGGAGAAGGAGAGAACAGGCTGGATGATTGCCGGTGGCGAAGATTATGAATTGTTATTCACTGCATCCCCGGAAAATCAACAGGCTATTCAGAAAGCTGCCTTGGAACACGGGGTGCCTGTGACACCCATAGGACAGCTGAGAGAGGGGCAGGGGGTTATTCTGCGAAGGAAGACAGCAGATGGTTACGAGGAAGAGCTCATATCATTTCAAGGTTTTGATCATTTTGTGAAAAGCTGA
- a CDS encoding CBS domain-containing protein, translating into MEIITTHINADFDGLASMIAAKKLYPKATLVFAGSAERPIRDFLSHDIRNLYGFKKIKHIDLSAVTRLIVVDTRQANRLGALEKCLKNPGIEVHLYDHHPDAPGDMRGDVEHVEAVGSTTAIFVALLQEQEQYLYPDEATLLSLGIHEDTGSFLYATTTPADLRAAAWLLEQGADLNIVNQFITRDLSAEQIPLLSKLLENSMTYTVHSLPITVCRLTLPQYVDEFAVLVRRMMVMENLDAVFCLVCMGERLYLICRSRISEVNAGTIAREMGGGGHAAAAAATIRDKSLFEAEEELLYLLHRHVKPKAMAVELMSSPVIAATPDVTHNQASDLLTRYNINVLLVVRDNSDRKKPRGLLGVISRRDITKAISHQLGELPISEYMTTDLAVLPESATQADIQELIIENRQRLIPIVRETAQAEDGDAVICGVITRTDLLNLLINDPAHLPRDLFHEDEHPSTERTRNIGSLMTDTLGRDIILLLRELGEIAQGLYMHAYAVGGFSRDLLLQTKNLDIDIVVEGDGILFAKELAKRKQAGVRTHEKFATATVILPDGLRVDVATARLEYYAFPAAMPTVEHSSLKQDLFRRDFTINAMAIHLNPKWFGTLVDFFNSQNDLKERRIRVMHSLSFVEDPTRIFRAIRFEQRLDFAISKHSEKLMRNAVRMHMYEKFSGPRFFSELKLILSEDRPLASLRRLDSFHLFPVLWPDLRPNLKIDRRFVHILTQAEKSISWFKLLFLKDAGKQTTRCESWMVCLLAVFSRSREQELRNFCQRFELPPKHRKQLLRQKRKADHLAQHMLRRPDMLPAEVYWLLDPLDNEGLLYLMSISRKKYIRQQVSHYVTHQRGLQPLLSGQDLMDLDYAPGSSFRIMMNHVLGAQLNGEVSRKDEAIALIQQRYPLGSLDY; encoded by the coding sequence ATGGAAATCATTACTACCCACATTAACGCCGATTTTGACGGGCTGGCCTCTATGATAGCGGCCAAGAAGCTTTACCCCAAGGCTACCCTGGTTTTTGCCGGTTCCGCAGAACGGCCCATCCGTGATTTCCTTTCCCATGATATCCGTAATCTCTACGGATTCAAGAAGATTAAACATATCGATCTGAGTGCAGTTACTCGCCTGATTGTCGTTGATACCCGCCAGGCCAACAGGTTGGGGGCTTTGGAGAAATGTCTGAAGAATCCAGGCATTGAGGTCCATCTCTATGATCATCATCCTGATGCACCAGGGGATATGCGTGGCGATGTGGAGCATGTTGAGGCCGTGGGCTCGACGACAGCCATCTTTGTTGCGCTTCTGCAAGAACAGGAGCAGTACCTGTATCCTGACGAAGCCACCTTGCTCAGCCTGGGGATTCATGAGGATACCGGTTCTTTTCTCTATGCCACCACCACTCCGGCTGATTTACGGGCAGCTGCCTGGCTCCTGGAACAGGGCGCTGATCTGAATATCGTTAATCAATTTATCACCCGGGATCTTTCCGCAGAACAAATACCCCTGCTCAGCAAGCTCCTGGAAAACTCCATGACGTACACCGTACATTCTCTGCCGATTACGGTCTGTCGGCTGACCTTGCCGCAGTATGTGGATGAATTTGCTGTGTTGGTGCGCAGGATGATGGTCATGGAGAATCTGGATGCGGTCTTCTGTCTGGTTTGCATGGGGGAGCGTCTCTACCTTATTTGCCGTAGTCGGATTTCAGAGGTGAATGCCGGAACCATTGCCCGGGAGATGGGTGGAGGCGGGCATGCTGCTGCTGCTGCTGCCACTATTCGGGACAAGAGTCTGTTCGAGGCCGAGGAAGAATTACTGTACCTGTTGCACCGGCACGTGAAGCCCAAAGCAATGGCTGTAGAACTGATGTCATCTCCGGTCATCGCCGCAACCCCGGATGTTACCCATAATCAGGCAAGTGATCTCCTGACTCGCTATAATATCAATGTATTGCTTGTGGTGCGCGATAACTCGGATCGGAAAAAACCCCGAGGACTGCTGGGAGTCATTTCCCGACGGGATATTACCAAGGCTATCTCGCATCAACTTGGTGAACTCCCGATCAGTGAGTATATGACCACGGATCTGGCCGTGTTACCGGAAAGCGCAACCCAGGCGGATATTCAGGAGTTGATTATAGAGAATCGGCAACGCCTGATTCCTATTGTCCGGGAAACAGCACAGGCTGAGGACGGCGATGCTGTTATCTGCGGGGTCATTACTCGTACCGATTTGCTCAATTTGCTGATCAATGATCCGGCGCATCTCCCACGGGATTTATTTCATGAAGATGAGCATCCTTCTACAGAACGGACCCGTAATATCGGTTCCCTTATGACGGATACTCTGGGGCGTGATATTATTCTCCTGCTCCGGGAACTAGGTGAAATTGCCCAAGGCCTGTACATGCATGCCTATGCAGTTGGTGGGTTTTCCCGGGATCTGCTCCTGCAGACCAAAAATCTGGATATCGATATTGTCGTGGAGGGGGATGGTATCCTGTTTGCCAAGGAGCTGGCCAAAAGGAAGCAGGCAGGGGTGCGAACCCATGAAAAATTCGCCACAGCCACAGTCATCTTGCCTGATGGTCTGCGTGTTGATGTGGCCACGGCCCGGCTGGAGTACTATGCCTTTCCGGCGGCCATGCCCACTGTGGAGCACAGTTCCTTAAAACAGGATCTTTTTCGCCGGGATTTCACCATCAATGCGATGGCTATACACTTGAATCCCAAATGGTTCGGCACGCTGGTGGATTTTTTTAATTCCCAGAATGATCTGAAAGAACGGCGAATCAGGGTGATGCATAGTCTGAGTTTTGTTGAAGACCCCACCCGTATTTTTCGGGCGATTCGTTTTGAGCAGCGCCTTGATTTCGCGATCAGTAAACATTCGGAAAAGCTGATGCGGAACGCGGTGCGGATGCATATGTATGAGAAGTTTTCTGGCCCCCGTTTTTTCAGCGAACTCAAGCTGATTCTTTCGGAAGATCGTCCTTTGGCCTCTTTGCGTAGATTGGATTCCTTTCATCTTTTTCCTGTGCTCTGGCCTGATTTACGGCCTAATCTGAAGATAGACCGCCGTTTTGTTCACATCCTCACCCAGGCGGAAAAGAGCATTTCCTGGTTTAAGCTGCTTTTTTTAAAGGATGCCGGAAAGCAGACAACCCGTTGTGAATCCTGGATGGTGTGTCTGTTGGCAGTATTCAGCCGTTCCCGTGAACAGGAGTTACGCAATTTCTGCCAGCGTTTTGAGCTGCCTCCCAAGCATCGCAAACAGCTTCTGCGGCAAAAACGCAAAGCAGATCATCTTGCCCAGCATATGTTGCGGCGCCCAGATATGCTGCCTGCGGAAGTTTACTGGTTACTGGATCCTCTGGATAATGAGGGCCTCCTCTATCTGATGAGTATTTCCAGGAAAAAATATATCCGTCAGCAGGTCTCCCATTATGTAACGCATCAGCGAGGCCTGCAGCCTTTGCTTAGCGGACAGGACCTGATGGACTTGGATTATGCGCCTGGTTCTTCTTTTCGCATTATGATGAACCACGTTCTGGGGGCTCAGCTTAATGGTGAGGTGTCCAGGAAAGATGAGGCCATTGCCTTGATTCAACAACGCTATCCTCTTGGTTCTCTCGATTATTAA
- the ptsP gene encoding phosphoenolpyruvate--protein phosphotransferase, producing the protein MVTEETERENSQNADREPETLYGISGSPGIVVGRAVVLRPRSDDLVRYRLEEKAIPGEKERFYLAVDGAEQELKALRSKFEGDLSDTLTIIDSHIRMLRDRMILEQTVILIEQKQINAEWALSRALYLVKKKFDHIADEYIRDRFADVEYVFKLLMDQLSEHGQQFPTGFAEPVIVVCEDFTPADTVRMQSEKVLGFLTEKGGATSHTAIVARSLGLPAVVGVENITERCRTGDTIILDGYDGRVCLAPTIDQQKLYKEYGRQHRAFSDELRWYIHLASETLDGLRVKLSANIEIPDEMEGVIYYGADGIGLYRSEFGYFQQNRLPDEEALFGVYQDLVIALDPQPVTIRTLDAGGDKLANQLPGNTFKTRHERNPALGLRSIRLSLREKTLFVTQLRALLRASAFGRLRILLPLISLLGELKQVQEIIGQVMMDLTLEGVPFDPDIEIGIMVEVPSAVTMADALAAEVDFFSIGTNDLIQYSLAIDRGNEYVAKMYDPLHPAVLRMISRTVEAGHAQGIEVALCGEMAGDVSMAPVLLGLGLDELSMRPSAIPHVKRLLRHSTSRRLTGLAKQVLKCRDSGEARELLESYLESNYSGWRKRL; encoded by the coding sequence ATGGTCACAGAAGAAACTGAGCGGGAAAATTCCCAAAATGCTGATCGTGAGCCGGAAACCCTGTACGGTATCAGTGGCTCACCCGGTATTGTAGTTGGGAGGGCTGTGGTGCTCAGGCCTCGGTCTGATGATTTGGTCCGCTATCGTTTGGAAGAAAAAGCCATTCCTGGGGAAAAAGAACGTTTCTACCTGGCCGTTGATGGCGCGGAACAGGAACTTAAGGCCTTACGGAGTAAGTTCGAGGGAGATCTTTCTGACACCCTCACGATAATTGATTCCCATATCCGGATGCTTCGGGATAGGATGATCCTGGAACAGACCGTGATTCTGATTGAGCAGAAGCAGATCAATGCCGAATGGGCACTTTCTCGTGCTCTTTATCTTGTGAAGAAGAAGTTCGATCATATTGCTGATGAGTATATCAGGGATCGTTTTGCTGATGTGGAGTATGTGTTCAAACTGCTCATGGATCAGCTTTCCGAGCATGGGCAGCAATTCCCCACCGGCTTTGCAGAACCGGTCATTGTGGTCTGCGAGGATTTTACCCCGGCTGATACGGTGCGGATGCAATCCGAAAAGGTCCTCGGTTTCCTGACAGAAAAAGGCGGGGCAACCTCGCACACGGCCATTGTTGCCAGATCTTTGGGCCTGCCAGCTGTTGTTGGGGTGGAAAATATTACCGAACGTTGCCGCACCGGTGATACGATTATCCTGGATGGCTATGATGGGCGGGTCTGTCTTGCTCCAACTATAGATCAGCAGAAACTGTATAAGGAATATGGTCGTCAGCATCGGGCCTTTTCCGATGAGTTGCGCTGGTATATTCATTTGGCCTCGGAAACCCTTGACGGCCTGCGAGTAAAGTTGTCTGCGAATATCGAAATTCCCGATGAGATGGAGGGGGTTATCTATTACGGGGCGGACGGTATCGGTCTGTATCGCTCCGAGTTCGGGTATTTTCAACAAAATCGTCTGCCTGATGAAGAAGCTCTGTTCGGCGTATACCAGGACTTAGTCATCGCCCTGGACCCGCAACCGGTTACCATCCGAACCCTGGATGCGGGCGGGGACAAGCTGGCAAATCAGTTGCCCGGCAACACCTTCAAGACACGCCATGAGCGGAACCCGGCTTTGGGGTTGCGTTCTATTCGCCTTTCCTTGCGGGAAAAGACGCTTTTTGTTACTCAGTTGCGGGCCTTGCTCCGTGCTTCCGCCTTTGGGCGCTTACGTATTCTCCTCCCCTTAATCAGTCTGCTTGGTGAATTGAAACAGGTCCAGGAAATTATCGGGCAGGTCATGATGGACCTCACCCTGGAAGGGGTCCCCTTTGATCCAGACATTGAAATCGGCATCATGGTCGAGGTGCCCAGTGCCGTTACTATGGCCGATGCCTTGGCCGCAGAGGTGGATTTTTTCAGTATCGGGACCAATGATCTTATTCAGTATTCCTTGGCCATAGATCGAGGTAACGAATACGTGGCAAAAATGTATGATCCCCTGCATCCAGCTGTTCTGCGGATGATCAGTCGGACTGTGGAGGCCGGACATGCCCAGGGGATAGAGGTGGCGCTTTGCGGTGAGATGGCCGGAGATGTCTCTATGGCACCGGTCCTGCTCGGGCTCGGGCTTGATGAACTCTCCATGCGGCCCTCGGCAATTCCCCATGTGAAACGGCTGCTTCGTCATTCTACGTCCCGCAGATTGACTGGTCTGGCAAAGCAGGTTCTCAAATGCAGAGACAGCGGAGAAGCCCGTGAATTACTTGAGAGCTATCTGGAAAGCAATTACAGCGGATGGCGGAAGCGTTTATGA
- a CDS encoding HD domain-containing protein: MDVKLNKIIVVLCKSIGQRKVYFSEHPIIRAVCQKVICELQAFFAASKKETLALGIVEKKLVYEGHYLFGPSIMGGQLIEFAELLHCSGFILKKGVSAQEIQHLLDLTDHLAHPVNNLQEAEEFLRSHQVENIQLEADWVKPSSNPDEEQGGQEGDDSEEFHSPLLVYQALYDIVAKSFCDVSLQRSLDINGAQTISEHLLNNSGSDFADVLQFVDYPDHDSYTVGHSVRVATLAVFVAESLGIAREQLVDIGTAALLHDVGKGRIPSEIIYKRGKLTDEEFALMRSHPEFGAEILLEHREATPIQIAAAWGHHIRFDGGGYPSAPSWVVRSHFVNLIQICDVFEALTAVRPYKPSVTPLAAFGIMVNDKGAFDPGLLSSFIAALGIYPPGSQVRLNNGFLAMVVATGKEIDKPKVRITHDRTGVEVDMEKAPMVDLGKKRKKMIEVVEIIQGDSA, encoded by the coding sequence ATGGATGTAAAGCTCAATAAAATTATTGTCGTCTTATGCAAGAGCATTGGTCAGCGTAAGGTCTATTTCTCAGAGCATCCCATAATCCGGGCGGTCTGCCAGAAGGTTATCTGTGAACTCCAGGCTTTTTTTGCCGCAAGCAAGAAAGAAACCCTGGCTCTGGGTATTGTGGAGAAAAAATTGGTGTATGAGGGGCATTATCTTTTCGGCCCCAGCATCATGGGAGGGCAGCTCATAGAATTTGCTGAGCTGTTGCATTGCTCCGGTTTTATCTTAAAAAAAGGTGTCAGCGCGCAGGAAATACAACATCTGCTTGATCTTACCGATCACTTGGCCCATCCTGTTAACAATCTCCAGGAAGCTGAAGAATTTCTGCGAAGCCATCAGGTGGAGAATATTCAGCTGGAGGCTGATTGGGTAAAGCCTTCCTCAAACCCTGATGAGGAGCAGGGTGGGCAGGAGGGAGATGATTCTGAAGAGTTCCACTCGCCGCTTCTTGTGTATCAGGCCCTGTATGATATTGTGGCTAAGTCCTTCTGTGATGTCAGTTTGCAGCGTTCTCTCGACATAAATGGTGCCCAAACCATCAGCGAACATCTGCTGAATAATTCGGGTTCTGATTTTGCTGATGTTTTACAATTTGTTGATTATCCTGATCATGACAGCTATACAGTGGGGCACTCCGTTAGAGTGGCCACCTTGGCAGTCTTTGTGGCGGAGTCTTTGGGGATAGCACGAGAACAGCTTGTTGATATCGGAACAGCAGCCCTCCTCCATGATGTGGGGAAGGGGAGGATCCCCTCAGAGATTATTTATAAGCGCGGCAAGCTGACTGATGAAGAGTTTGCCCTTATGCGCTCTCATCCTGAGTTCGGAGCAGAGATTCTGCTGGAGCACAGGGAGGCAACACCGATACAGATTGCCGCAGCCTGGGGGCATCATATCCGCTTTGACGGGGGCGGATATCCCTCTGCTCCTTCCTGGGTGGTGCGCAGTCATTTTGTCAATTTGATTCAGATTTGTGATGTTTTCGAGGCTTTGACGGCGGTCAGGCCGTATAAGCCATCAGTGACTCCCTTGGCCGCCTTCGGCATCATGGTGAATGATAAGGGGGCCTTTGACCCAGGCTTGTTGTCCTCTTTTATTGCAGCGCTTGGTATCTATCCTCCGGGTAGTCAGGTTCGCCTCAATAATGGTTTTCTGGCAATGGTTGTTGCCACGGGCAAGGAAATTGATAAACCCAAGGTCCGCATTACCCATGATCGAACAGGGGTTGAGGTAGACATGGAGAAAGCCCCGATGGTGGATTTGGGGAAGAAAAGAAAGAAAATGATAGAGGTTGTGGAGATAATACAAGGGGATTCTGCGTGA
- a CDS encoding HPr family phosphocarrier protein — protein MKTVSWESTVTNPNGIHCRVAERLISVIDQHQASVQIIDQGSPIDCTSILELLSLALVQGSRVRFTAQGPDADLVAAAVNQVLSEPEPDQNISSCEQPGALKG, from the coding sequence ATGAAAACAGTTTCCTGGGAGAGTACAGTCACTAATCCGAATGGTATCCATTGTCGGGTTGCCGAGCGTTTGATCAGCGTCATTGATCAGCACCAGGCCAGTGTGCAGATTATTGATCAGGGATCGCCTATTGACTGTACCTCTATTCTTGAATTGCTCAGCCTTGCTCTGGTGCAGGGAAGCCGGGTGCGTTTTACGGCCCAGGGGCCTGATGCCGATTTGGTAGCTGCTGCTGTGAATCAGGTCTTGTCGGAACCAGAACCTGACCAAAATATATCCTCCTGCGAACAGCCGGGGGCCTTGAAAGGATAA